The Cydia pomonella isolate Wapato2018A chromosome 20, ilCydPomo1, whole genome shotgun sequence genome contains a region encoding:
- the LOC133529211 gene encoding glutathione S-transferase 1-like isoform X1 produces MGGGSSRPSLKHCTLWKADRSPACRAVMMALDAMNIDVREVDVNLDKGEHRSAEITAMNPRQTLPILKDKDLVLSDSNAIATYMASRYGSAAANMLLPTDPSGRALVEQYMHFNSSVLYPQYKAASNPILYQNCRVIAMPTFCEIHCAYYDMENMLNDRPWFNRGNWPSMGDIMLAATVSTLHILVPIQKKKYPKLASWLFRMSERNFYITANKNGLAEFAKRINIMESHPILKETQEIYKAAPPEQKQIKQQEDQGDSNDTAVIMESRKPVDKPVKYKGERCCYLADLQDLRNPSPKLKPKTE; encoded by the exons ATGGGTGGCGGGTCTAGCAGACCCTCATTAAA ACACTGTACGTTATGGAAAGCCGACCGAAGTCCTGCGTGCCGTGCCGTCATGATGGCCTTAGATGCCATGAACATCGATGTCCGTGAAGTTGACGTCAATTTGGACAAGGGAGAACATAGGAGTGCAGAGATCACGGCG ATGAACCCTCGTCAAACTTTGCCAATTTTAAAGGATAAAGATTTGGTACTAAGCGACAG CAACGCCATTGCAACATATATGGCATCACGTTACGGCTCTGCCGCAGCGAACATGTTACTACCCACCGACCCGTCCGGTCGGGCCCTGGTTGAACAGTATATGCACTTCAACAGTAGTGTTCTCTACCCGCAGTATAAAGCCGCTTCA AATCCAATCCTCTACCAGAACTGTCGTGTGATCGCCATGCCAACTTTCTGTGAGATCCACTGCGCGTACTATGACATGGAGAACATGCTGAATGATCGGCCATGGTTCAACCGCGGCAACTGGCCGTCAATGGGCGACATCATGCTAGCGGCTACGGTCAGCACTCTGCACATATTGGTGCcgatacaaaagaaaaa ATATCCGAAACTGGCTTCGTGGCTCTTCCGCATGTCTGAGCGCAATTTCTACATCACGGCGAACAAGAACGGCCTCGCTGAATTCGCGAAAAGAATAA ATATTATGGAGAGTCACCCAATATTGAAAGAAACGCAGGAGATTTATAAAGCAGCACCTCCTGAACAGAAACAAATCAAGCAGCAAGAAG ATCAAGGAGACAGCAACGATACTGCAGTTATCATGGAATCGCGGAAGCCAGTTGACAAGCCAGTTAAGTACAAAG GTGAGAGATGTTGTTACCTCGCGGATTTGCAAGACCTTCGTAACCCTAGTCCCAAGCTCAAGCCGAAAACTGAATGA
- the LOC133529211 gene encoding glutathione S-transferase 1-like isoform X3, translating to MMALDAMNIDVREVDVNLDKGEHRSAEITAMNPRQTLPILKDKDLVLSDSNAIATYMASRYGSAAANMLLPTDPSGRALVEQYMHFNSSVLYPQYKAASNPILYQNCRVIAMPTFCEIHCAYYDMENMLNDRPWFNRGNWPSMGDIMLAATVSTLHILVPIQKKKYPKLASWLFRMSERNFYITANKNGLAEFAKRINIMESHPILKETQEIYKAAPPEQKQIKQQEDQGDSNDTAVIMESRKPVDKPVKYKGERCCYLADLQDLRNPSPKLKPKTE from the exons ATGATGGCCTTAGATGCCATGAACATCGATGTCCGTGAAGTTGACGTCAATTTGGACAAGGGAGAACATAGGAGTGCAGAGATCACGGCG ATGAACCCTCGTCAAACTTTGCCAATTTTAAAGGATAAAGATTTGGTACTAAGCGACAG CAACGCCATTGCAACATATATGGCATCACGTTACGGCTCTGCCGCAGCGAACATGTTACTACCCACCGACCCGTCCGGTCGGGCCCTGGTTGAACAGTATATGCACTTCAACAGTAGTGTTCTCTACCCGCAGTATAAAGCCGCTTCA AATCCAATCCTCTACCAGAACTGTCGTGTGATCGCCATGCCAACTTTCTGTGAGATCCACTGCGCGTACTATGACATGGAGAACATGCTGAATGATCGGCCATGGTTCAACCGCGGCAACTGGCCGTCAATGGGCGACATCATGCTAGCGGCTACGGTCAGCACTCTGCACATATTGGTGCcgatacaaaagaaaaa ATATCCGAAACTGGCTTCGTGGCTCTTCCGCATGTCTGAGCGCAATTTCTACATCACGGCGAACAAGAACGGCCTCGCTGAATTCGCGAAAAGAATAA ATATTATGGAGAGTCACCCAATATTGAAAGAAACGCAGGAGATTTATAAAGCAGCACCTCCTGAACAGAAACAAATCAAGCAGCAAGAAG ATCAAGGAGACAGCAACGATACTGCAGTTATCATGGAATCGCGGAAGCCAGTTGACAAGCCAGTTAAGTACAAAG GTGAGAGATGTTGTTACCTCGCGGATTTGCAAGACCTTCGTAACCCTAGTCCCAAGCTCAAGCCGAAAACTGAATGA
- the LOC133529210 gene encoding septin-1 isoform X2, with protein MNFSNLETPGYVGFANLPNQVHRKSVKKGFEFTLMVVGESGLGKSTLVNSLFLTDLYPERVIPDAIEKTNQTVKLDASTVEIEERGVKLRLTVVDTPGYGDAIDNTDCFRSIIQYIDEQFERFLRDESGLNRRNIVDNRIHCCFYFISPFGHGLKPLDIEFMKQLHNKVNIVPVIAKADCLTKKEVQRLKSRVMEEIEREGIKIYPLPDCDSDEDEDYKEQVRQLKEAVPFAVCGAGQQLEVRGRRVRGRLYPWGVVEVENPDHCDFIKLRTMLITHMQDLQEVTQEVHYENYRSERLARNGQVPKRHTSTESGLSESDSNGLSNGSTEDPAERERALREKEAELRRMQEMLEQMQRQMQLQAGSTTTA; from the exons ATGAAT TTTTCCAATCTAGAAACACCAGGCTATGTCGGCTTTGCAAACTTGCCTAACCAAGTGCACCGCAAGTCCGTGAAGAAGGGCTTTGAGTTCACACTCATGGTGGTCGGAGAGAGTGGACTGGGCAAGTCTACGCTGGTTAATTCCTTATTTCTGACTGATTTGTATCCGGAAAGAGTTATTCCTGATGCTATAG AGAAAACCAATCAAACAGTGAAGCTCGATGCCTCAACGGTGGAGATTGAGGAACGAGGAGTGAAGTTGCGACTCACTGTGGTGGACACTCCTGGATATGGAGATGCTATTGACAATACTGACTGCTTTAGG TCCATCATCCAATACATCGACGAGCAATTCGAGAGGTTCCTGCGCGACGAGAGTGGGCTTAACCGACGCAATATCGTCGATAATCGCATACACTGCTGCTTCTATTTCATCTCGCCGTTTGGACATGG ATTGAAGCCTCTGGACATCGAGTTCATGAAGCAACTGCACAACAAAGTGAACATTGTGCCGGTGATCGCGAAGGCCGACTGCCTCACCAAGAAGGAAGTCCAGCGGCTCAAGTCCAGG GTAATGGAAGAGATCGAGCGTGAAGGCATCAAGATATACCCTCTTCCGGACTGCGACAGTGATGAAGATGAGGATTATAAAGAACAG GTCCGGCAACTGAAAGAGGCGGTCCCGTTCGCCGTGTGCGGCGCGGGGCAGCAGCTGGAGGTGCGCGGGCGGCGCGTGCGCGGCCGCCTGTACCCGTGGGGCGTCGTGGAGGTCGAGAACCCCGACCACTGCGACTTCATCAAGCTGCGCACCATGCTCAT CACGCACATGCAAGACCTGCAGGAGGTTACACAGGAGGTACATTACGAGAACTACCGCTCGGAGCGGCTCGCGCGCAACGGGCAAGTGCCTAAGCGACACAC GTCAACGGAGAGTGGGTTGAGCGAGTCGGACTCCAACGGACTGAGCAACGGCTCCACTGAGGACCCCGCCGAGCGGGAACGCGCGCTCCGTGAAAAG GAGGCAGAGCTGCGGCGCATGCAGGAGATGCTGGAGCAGATGCAGCGGCAGATGCAGCTGCAGGCCGGAAGCACCACCACCGCATAG
- the LOC133529210 gene encoding septin-1 isoform X1, with the protein MSSDTAKNFSNLETPGYVGFANLPNQVHRKSVKKGFEFTLMVVGESGLGKSTLVNSLFLTDLYPERVIPDAIEKTNQTVKLDASTVEIEERGVKLRLTVVDTPGYGDAIDNTDCFRSIIQYIDEQFERFLRDESGLNRRNIVDNRIHCCFYFISPFGHGLKPLDIEFMKQLHNKVNIVPVIAKADCLTKKEVQRLKSRVMEEIEREGIKIYPLPDCDSDEDEDYKEQVRQLKEAVPFAVCGAGQQLEVRGRRVRGRLYPWGVVEVENPDHCDFIKLRTMLITHMQDLQEVTQEVHYENYRSERLARNGQVPKRHTSTESGLSESDSNGLSNGSTEDPAERERALREKEAELRRMQEMLEQMQRQMQLQAGSTTTA; encoded by the exons ATGTCGAGCGACACCGCGAAGAAC TTTTCCAATCTAGAAACACCAGGCTATGTCGGCTTTGCAAACTTGCCTAACCAAGTGCACCGCAAGTCCGTGAAGAAGGGCTTTGAGTTCACACTCATGGTGGTCGGAGAGAGTGGACTGGGCAAGTCTACGCTGGTTAATTCCTTATTTCTGACTGATTTGTATCCGGAAAGAGTTATTCCTGATGCTATAG AGAAAACCAATCAAACAGTGAAGCTCGATGCCTCAACGGTGGAGATTGAGGAACGAGGAGTGAAGTTGCGACTCACTGTGGTGGACACTCCTGGATATGGAGATGCTATTGACAATACTGACTGCTTTAGG TCCATCATCCAATACATCGACGAGCAATTCGAGAGGTTCCTGCGCGACGAGAGTGGGCTTAACCGACGCAATATCGTCGATAATCGCATACACTGCTGCTTCTATTTCATCTCGCCGTTTGGACATGG ATTGAAGCCTCTGGACATCGAGTTCATGAAGCAACTGCACAACAAAGTGAACATTGTGCCGGTGATCGCGAAGGCCGACTGCCTCACCAAGAAGGAAGTCCAGCGGCTCAAGTCCAGG GTAATGGAAGAGATCGAGCGTGAAGGCATCAAGATATACCCTCTTCCGGACTGCGACAGTGATGAAGATGAGGATTATAAAGAACAG GTCCGGCAACTGAAAGAGGCGGTCCCGTTCGCCGTGTGCGGCGCGGGGCAGCAGCTGGAGGTGCGCGGGCGGCGCGTGCGCGGCCGCCTGTACCCGTGGGGCGTCGTGGAGGTCGAGAACCCCGACCACTGCGACTTCATCAAGCTGCGCACCATGCTCAT CACGCACATGCAAGACCTGCAGGAGGTTACACAGGAGGTACATTACGAGAACTACCGCTCGGAGCGGCTCGCGCGCAACGGGCAAGTGCCTAAGCGACACAC GTCAACGGAGAGTGGGTTGAGCGAGTCGGACTCCAACGGACTGAGCAACGGCTCCACTGAGGACCCCGCCGAGCGGGAACGCGCGCTCCGTGAAAAG GAGGCAGAGCTGCGGCGCATGCAGGAGATGCTGGAGCAGATGCAGCGGCAGATGCAGCTGCAGGCCGGAAGCACCACCACCGCATAG
- the LOC133529210 gene encoding septin-1 isoform X3 produces the protein MVVGESGLGKSTLVNSLFLTDLYPERVIPDAIEKTNQTVKLDASTVEIEERGVKLRLTVVDTPGYGDAIDNTDCFRSIIQYIDEQFERFLRDESGLNRRNIVDNRIHCCFYFISPFGHGLKPLDIEFMKQLHNKVNIVPVIAKADCLTKKEVQRLKSRVMEEIEREGIKIYPLPDCDSDEDEDYKEQVRQLKEAVPFAVCGAGQQLEVRGRRVRGRLYPWGVVEVENPDHCDFIKLRTMLITHMQDLQEVTQEVHYENYRSERLARNGQVPKRHTSTESGLSESDSNGLSNGSTEDPAERERALREKEAELRRMQEMLEQMQRQMQLQAGSTTTA, from the exons ATGGTGGTCGGAGAGAGTGGACTGGGCAAGTCTACGCTGGTTAATTCCTTATTTCTGACTGATTTGTATCCGGAAAGAGTTATTCCTGATGCTATAG AGAAAACCAATCAAACAGTGAAGCTCGATGCCTCAACGGTGGAGATTGAGGAACGAGGAGTGAAGTTGCGACTCACTGTGGTGGACACTCCTGGATATGGAGATGCTATTGACAATACTGACTGCTTTAGG TCCATCATCCAATACATCGACGAGCAATTCGAGAGGTTCCTGCGCGACGAGAGTGGGCTTAACCGACGCAATATCGTCGATAATCGCATACACTGCTGCTTCTATTTCATCTCGCCGTTTGGACATGG ATTGAAGCCTCTGGACATCGAGTTCATGAAGCAACTGCACAACAAAGTGAACATTGTGCCGGTGATCGCGAAGGCCGACTGCCTCACCAAGAAGGAAGTCCAGCGGCTCAAGTCCAGG GTAATGGAAGAGATCGAGCGTGAAGGCATCAAGATATACCCTCTTCCGGACTGCGACAGTGATGAAGATGAGGATTATAAAGAACAG GTCCGGCAACTGAAAGAGGCGGTCCCGTTCGCCGTGTGCGGCGCGGGGCAGCAGCTGGAGGTGCGCGGGCGGCGCGTGCGCGGCCGCCTGTACCCGTGGGGCGTCGTGGAGGTCGAGAACCCCGACCACTGCGACTTCATCAAGCTGCGCACCATGCTCAT CACGCACATGCAAGACCTGCAGGAGGTTACACAGGAGGTACATTACGAGAACTACCGCTCGGAGCGGCTCGCGCGCAACGGGCAAGTGCCTAAGCGACACAC GTCAACGGAGAGTGGGTTGAGCGAGTCGGACTCCAACGGACTGAGCAACGGCTCCACTGAGGACCCCGCCGAGCGGGAACGCGCGCTCCGTGAAAAG GAGGCAGAGCTGCGGCGCATGCAGGAGATGCTGGAGCAGATGCAGCGGCAGATGCAGCTGCAGGCCGGAAGCACCACCACCGCATAG
- the LOC133529211 gene encoding glutathione S-transferase 1-like isoform X2: protein MGGGSSRPSLKHCTLWKADRSPACRAVMMALDAMNIDVREVDVNLDKGEHRSAEITAMNPRQTLPILKDKDLVLSDSNAIATYMASRYGSAAANMLLPTDPSGRALVEQYMHFNSSVLYPQYKAASNPILYQNCRVIAMPTFCEIHCAYYDMENMLNDRPWFNRGNWPSMGDIMLAATVSTLHILVPIQKKKYPKLASWLFRMSERNFYITANKNGLAEFAKRINIMESHPILKETQEIYKAAPPEQKQIKQQEDQGDSNDTAVIMESRKPVDKPVKYKGCTIKVKSKIYQP, encoded by the exons ATGGGTGGCGGGTCTAGCAGACCCTCATTAAA ACACTGTACGTTATGGAAAGCCGACCGAAGTCCTGCGTGCCGTGCCGTCATGATGGCCTTAGATGCCATGAACATCGATGTCCGTGAAGTTGACGTCAATTTGGACAAGGGAGAACATAGGAGTGCAGAGATCACGGCG ATGAACCCTCGTCAAACTTTGCCAATTTTAAAGGATAAAGATTTGGTACTAAGCGACAG CAACGCCATTGCAACATATATGGCATCACGTTACGGCTCTGCCGCAGCGAACATGTTACTACCCACCGACCCGTCCGGTCGGGCCCTGGTTGAACAGTATATGCACTTCAACAGTAGTGTTCTCTACCCGCAGTATAAAGCCGCTTCA AATCCAATCCTCTACCAGAACTGTCGTGTGATCGCCATGCCAACTTTCTGTGAGATCCACTGCGCGTACTATGACATGGAGAACATGCTGAATGATCGGCCATGGTTCAACCGCGGCAACTGGCCGTCAATGGGCGACATCATGCTAGCGGCTACGGTCAGCACTCTGCACATATTGGTGCcgatacaaaagaaaaa ATATCCGAAACTGGCTTCGTGGCTCTTCCGCATGTCTGAGCGCAATTTCTACATCACGGCGAACAAGAACGGCCTCGCTGAATTCGCGAAAAGAATAA ATATTATGGAGAGTCACCCAATATTGAAAGAAACGCAGGAGATTTATAAAGCAGCACCTCCTGAACAGAAACAAATCAAGCAGCAAGAAG ATCAAGGAGACAGCAACGATACTGCAGTTATCATGGAATCGCGGAAGCCAGTTGACAAGCCAGTTAAGTACAAAG GTTGCACTATAAAGGTCAAATCTAAGATCTACCAGCCTTGA